One Edaphobacter bradus DNA window includes the following coding sequences:
- a CDS encoding YceD family protein, which translates to MLTLNSVLITPIQLVDEPLTIDETISPGTLDYAPDVRQVSPMPVTGEADLIVEHRGPEGDVNDIRLRAGYKGDFEILCARCVEPVPQALSGEFDLLFRPAEVDENPGEHAITPEETEIGYYQGSGLLLEDVVREQVLLSLPSRTLCKPDCKGLCPRCGQNLNNATCSCGESPSDPRWNTLADLAGKLELKH; encoded by the coding sequence GTGCTTACGCTTAACAGTGTGCTGATTACTCCGATTCAACTCGTCGATGAGCCCCTAACGATTGACGAGACAATCTCCCCCGGAACGCTTGACTATGCCCCCGACGTTCGCCAGGTGAGCCCGATGCCTGTGACCGGAGAGGCTGACCTGATCGTCGAACACCGTGGGCCTGAAGGGGATGTCAACGACATCCGCCTGCGGGCCGGGTACAAGGGCGACTTTGAGATTCTGTGCGCCCGCTGCGTCGAGCCGGTGCCCCAGGCGCTCTCAGGGGAGTTCGACCTGCTCTTCCGGCCTGCCGAGGTGGACGAGAACCCCGGCGAGCATGCAATTACCCCGGAGGAGACCGAAATCGGGTATTATCAGGGGAGCGGTCTTTTGCTCGAGGATGTGGTTCGCGAGCAGGTGTTACTCTCCCTGCCGAGCCGCACTCTCTGCAAACCGGACTGCAAAGGGCTTTGCCCGCGCTGTGGCCAGAATCTGAATAACGCAACCTGTTCCTGTGGGGAGTCGCCGAGCGATCCACGCTGGAACACACTTGCGGATCTCGCCGGCAAGCTCGAGCTCAAGCACTAA
- a CDS encoding thiamine phosphate synthase yields MLRCAITDRTLWTGGEAEHQAALVRQAALWTQQGIDLIQLREKDLPAEALASLARQVLEAVRAEHAPPRPTRLLINSNVEVALAVAAHGVHLTPRPATTPVEIRRLYAEARLPAPVISISCHTLAEVEQARASQVDAILFAPVFGKTIEGEVVTQAAGLEALKAACLAAAPVPVYALGGVTHENASLCLEAGAAGIAGIRLFHQAS; encoded by the coding sequence ATGCTCCGCTGCGCGATCACGGACCGAACCCTCTGGACCGGCGGCGAGGCCGAGCATCAGGCCGCCCTCGTCCGGCAGGCCGCCCTCTGGACGCAGCAGGGCATCGACCTCATCCAGCTCCGGGAAAAGGACCTGCCCGCCGAAGCCCTCGCCTCACTCGCCCGCCAGGTCCTTGAAGCCGTCCGGGCCGAACACGCCCCGCCCCGCCCCACCCGCCTGCTCATCAACTCCAACGTCGAAGTAGCGCTGGCGGTCGCAGCCCACGGGGTCCACCTGACGCCGCGCCCAGCCACCACGCCGGTCGAGATTCGCCGTCTCTACGCCGAGGCCAGGCTCCCCGCACCCGTCATCAGCATCTCGTGCCACACCCTCGCGGAGGTCGAGCAGGCCCGCGCCAGTCAGGTCGACGCCATCCTGTTCGCGCCGGTCTTCGGCAAGACGATCGAAGGCGAGGTCGTCACTCAGGCTGCGGGCCTGGAAGCCCTGAAGGCGGCCTGCCTCGCAGCAGCGCCTGTTCCGGTCTACGCGCTCGGTGGAGTCACCCACGAGAATGCCTCCCTGTGCCTCGAAGCCGGAGCCGCCGGAATCGCCGGCATCCGGCTCTTTCACCAGGCATCTTAG
- a CDS encoding methyltransferase family protein, translating into MANLILWNEANTLWMVFALYFAARYRPVQVKRDGGFHIFSLERMWLLLAALLIFFPRSHLSYLAAPLHVSRALAMAGFCLTVAGLAFSAWARDVLGSNWSGRVIIQDHHQLITAGPYAYVRHPLYTGLLIAMAGTVLISGALGAVLGFFSAIIFFNAKAGREERILESEFGSIYTNYRAHTGKLLPRIAHV; encoded by the coding sequence ATGGCAAATCTGATTCTCTGGAATGAAGCGAATACGCTGTGGATGGTCTTCGCGCTCTACTTTGCGGCGAGATATCGTCCAGTCCAGGTCAAGCGTGATGGCGGCTTCCACATCTTCTCGCTGGAGCGCATGTGGCTGTTGCTTGCTGCGTTGCTGATCTTCTTTCCTCGTAGTCACCTCTCTTACCTTGCTGCGCCGCTTCATGTGAGCAGAGCCCTTGCGATGGCCGGTTTCTGCCTTACAGTCGCCGGGCTTGCGTTCTCAGCCTGGGCGCGCGATGTGCTCGGCAGCAACTGGAGCGGGAGGGTGATCATTCAGGACCACCACCAGCTCATCACGGCAGGTCCTTACGCGTATGTGAGACACCCGCTCTACACGGGATTGCTGATTGCGATGGCTGGCACGGTGCTCATCTCGGGGGCGCTCGGAGCGGTCCTGGGATTCTTCTCCGCGATCATCTTCTTCAATGCCAAGGCCGGGCGTGAGGAGCGGATCCTCGAGTCCGAATTCGGCTCAATCTATACGAACTATCGCGCACACACCGGCAAACTGCTGCCTCGCATCGCGCACGTCTAG
- the rpmF gene encoding 50S ribosomal protein L32, producing the protein MPNPKRRHSKQRTAKRRSHDFLTPAGLSECPNCHERKLPHRACKKCGTYKGRDVLVTKEAS; encoded by the coding sequence ATGCCTAATCCAAAACGGCGCCACTCCAAGCAACGGACTGCCAAGCGCCGCAGCCACGACTTCCTTACGCCGGCCGGCCTCTCCGAGTGCCCGAACTGCCACGAGCGCAAGCTTCCTCATCGCGCCTGCAAGAAGTGCGGCACGTACAAGGGCCGTGACGTCCTTGTAACCAAGGAAGCCAGCTAA
- a CDS encoding ROK family protein — translation MAKSIGVTLSEQILAGLVVDHKLVGELQRFPADEDDIGALIEMPTDTLVQTICDEILRLANGDKDIAAVGVAVPGLVKNGVIEEAPNLPQLKGARIEDLLSAQLRQQGIGAPVTILNDADGVAAGLAAKHGKLDTMLRVWTLGVGIGFGLYPFAPGVWEGGHTIITLDEKERFCGCGGRGHLEGVMGHRAMRLRFLDMEPEEVFEAAKKGDQRCLDFKRLWHKALAAATATSVHMAGPGKFFLTGFNVHFVDLPMLRDYMQQMVKMSPLQGYSIEVVEESPETRVIGSVVTAEQAAGRRATADLVG, via the coding sequence ATGGCAAAGTCGATTGGGGTCACGCTTTCGGAACAGATTCTGGCCGGGCTTGTGGTGGACCATAAGCTCGTGGGAGAGTTGCAGCGCTTTCCGGCGGATGAGGACGACATCGGGGCGCTGATCGAGATGCCGACCGACACCCTGGTCCAGACGATCTGCGACGAGATTCTCCGCTTGGCCAATGGCGATAAGGACATCGCGGCTGTGGGAGTCGCGGTGCCTGGCCTGGTAAAGAACGGTGTCATCGAGGAGGCCCCGAACCTGCCGCAGTTGAAGGGCGCGCGGATCGAGGACCTGCTGAGTGCGCAGTTGAGGCAGCAAGGCATCGGAGCGCCGGTGACGATTCTGAACGACGCCGACGGGGTAGCGGCAGGCCTCGCCGCCAAACACGGCAAGCTGGACACGATGCTCCGGGTGTGGACGCTGGGAGTCGGCATCGGCTTCGGGCTGTATCCTTTTGCGCCGGGCGTCTGGGAGGGCGGGCACACGATCATCACTCTCGACGAGAAGGAGCGGTTCTGTGGCTGCGGCGGGCGCGGGCATCTGGAGGGCGTGATGGGCCACAGGGCCATGCGGCTGCGCTTCCTCGACATGGAGCCGGAAGAGGTCTTTGAGGCCGCGAAGAAGGGCGACCAGCGCTGCCTCGATTTCAAACGGCTGTGGCACAAGGCGCTGGCCGCGGCCACTGCGACCTCAGTCCACATGGCCGGGCCGGGCAAATTCTTCCTCACCGGCTTCAACGTGCACTTCGTCGATCTGCCGATGTTGCGCGACTACATGCAGCAGATGGTGAAGATGAGCCCGCTCCAGGGCTACTCGATCGAGGTCGTCGAGGAGAGCCCCGAGACGCGGGTCATCGGGTCGGTGGTCACGGCGGAGCAGGCGGCCGGTCGTAGAGCGACCGCGGATTTGGTTGGATGA
- the sthA gene encoding Si-specific NAD(P)(+) transhydrogenase → MGSVYDLIVIGSGPAGQRAAIYASKLGKKVALVEMREVVGGVSINTGTIPSKTMREAVLHLSGYNYKSIYGMNYRVKEKITMADLAFRVQHVIKTEIDVTEAQLSRNNIEMLTGVASFEGPNHVKVTNSKGSTVYETANVLIGTGTKPATSPKVPINGKTIINSDLVLDLVNLPKTMIVVGGGVIGVEYTCMFAALGVRVTLIERRPKLLEFADQEIIEALSYHLRDSRVTMRLNEEVESVEETTDCSVVANLESKKKVQGDALLYAVGRQGNVDELNLPAVGIEADKRGRIPVDKDFRTKTPNIFAVGDVIGFPSLASVSMEQGRIAAARAFGDETVLSNPSFYPYGIYTIPEISFIGKTEEQLTEEDVPYEVGVAYYREIARGQIRGDTTGRLKLIFHRENHSILGVHVIGEGASELLHIGQAVMALGGTIEYFVDTVFNYPTLAECYKVAAFNGLNRVSKFE, encoded by the coding sequence ATGGGTAGTGTGTACGATCTGATCGTCATCGGGTCCGGTCCGGCCGGGCAGCGCGCCGCCATTTATGCCTCGAAGCTGGGCAAGAAGGTGGCCCTGGTAGAGATGCGCGAGGTGGTGGGAGGTGTGTCGATCAACACCGGGACCATCCCTTCGAAGACGATGCGCGAAGCCGTGCTTCATCTTTCGGGCTATAACTACAAGTCGATCTACGGGATGAACTACCGGGTCAAGGAAAAGATCACCATGGCGGACCTGGCGTTCCGCGTGCAGCATGTGATCAAGACCGAGATCGACGTGACCGAGGCGCAACTCTCGCGGAACAACATTGAGATGTTGACCGGCGTGGCGAGCTTCGAGGGCCCGAACCACGTCAAGGTGACGAACTCGAAGGGCTCGACGGTCTACGAAACAGCCAACGTGCTGATTGGGACGGGGACCAAGCCCGCGACCTCGCCCAAAGTTCCCATCAACGGCAAGACGATCATCAACAGCGACCTTGTGCTGGACCTCGTGAACCTGCCGAAGACCATGATCGTGGTCGGCGGCGGCGTGATCGGGGTGGAGTACACGTGCATGTTTGCCGCTCTGGGCGTACGCGTGACCCTGATTGAACGCCGGCCAAAACTGCTGGAGTTTGCCGACCAGGAGATCATTGAGGCGCTGAGCTACCACCTGCGCGATTCCCGCGTGACCATGCGGTTGAACGAAGAAGTGGAGAGCGTCGAAGAGACTACCGACTGTTCCGTTGTGGCGAACCTCGAGAGCAAGAAGAAGGTCCAGGGTGACGCGCTGCTGTATGCCGTAGGCCGACAGGGCAACGTGGACGAGCTGAACCTGCCCGCGGTAGGGATCGAGGCGGACAAGCGTGGCCGCATTCCGGTGGACAAGGACTTCCGGACGAAGACTCCGAACATCTTCGCCGTGGGCGACGTGATCGGGTTCCCGTCGCTGGCCTCGGTCTCGATGGAGCAGGGCCGGATTGCGGCGGCGCGGGCGTTTGGGGACGAGACGGTTCTTTCCAACCCGAGCTTTTATCCGTACGGCATTTATACGATCCCGGAGATCAGCTTTATTGGCAAAACCGAGGAACAGCTTACCGAAGAGGACGTCCCCTACGAAGTGGGAGTGGCATATTATCGCGAGATTGCGCGAGGCCAGATTCGCGGCGACACGACGGGCAGGCTGAAGCTGATCTTCCACCGTGAGAACCACTCGATCCTCGGAGTGCACGTCATAGGCGAGGGAGCCAGCGAACTGCTACACATTGGACAGGCCGTCATGGCGCTCGGCGGGACGATTGAATATTTCGTGGATACGGTATTCAACTACCCAACGCTCGCGGAATGTTATAAAGTGGCGGCTTTCAACGGATTGAACCGCGTGAGCAAGTTCGAATAG
- a CDS encoding PadR family transcriptional regulator, whose amino-acid sequence MNDIIILSLLLEGPKHGYRLKQDAAMFTSQGQLHNNTVYPLLNRFLKSGWITQREADGERGQTRLLYELTAAGRQALTARLNEFSEADAANENAFRLRVGLFSEIEPVDRERILRLRDAYLAGRLERLEHIAGAHALTGWPARTFDYVASEVAEERKWIAGLMTKIQED is encoded by the coding sequence ATGAATGACATAATAATTCTGAGCCTGTTGCTCGAAGGTCCAAAGCACGGATACCGCCTCAAGCAGGACGCTGCCATGTTCACCTCGCAGGGACAGCTTCATAACAATACCGTCTATCCGCTGCTCAACCGCTTTTTGAAGAGCGGATGGATCACGCAGCGCGAGGCCGACGGAGAACGCGGACAGACGCGCCTTCTCTACGAGCTTACGGCTGCGGGCCGACAGGCGCTGACCGCGAGGCTCAATGAGTTCTCCGAAGCCGATGCTGCCAACGAGAACGCCTTCCGACTCCGCGTCGGGCTCTTCAGCGAAATAGAGCCCGTGGACCGCGAGCGGATACTTCGACTGCGGGATGCGTATCTTGCTGGAAGGCTCGAACGGCTGGAGCATATCGCCGGAGCGCACGCCCTGACAGGATGGCCGGCGAGGACCTTCGATTACGTCGCGAGCGAGGTGGCGGAGGAACGTAAGTGGATCGCTGGGCTGATGACGAAGATTCAAGAGGACTGA
- the mutM gene encoding bifunctional DNA-formamidopyrimidine glycosylase/DNA-(apurinic or apyrimidinic site) lyase, with amino-acid sequence MPELPEVETIANGVHARIRGQAIRSVWTSNKPQTFKSSPETIAETLTGARIERVHRVGKTVVADLARTSGPAQFIIHLGMTGRLLVSAPETPIPPHTHAILKLSGGQELRFVDARRFGRLSVQDAAYTGPGSEPLTIPLEDFIALFRNRKTPIKAALLNQSLLHGVGNIYADEALFHAGIRPRRHAGRLTRAELTRLRAALVKVLKKAIKLGGSSVSDYVDADGVAGFFQLHHYVYSRTGEPCRTCGTPIERIVIGGRSTHFCPTCQR; translated from the coding sequence ATGCCGGAACTACCCGAAGTTGAAACCATTGCGAACGGCGTTCACGCCCGCATACGCGGTCAGGCGATTCGCTCAGTCTGGACCAGCAACAAGCCCCAGACCTTCAAGTCCTCGCCCGAGACCATCGCCGAGACCCTCACCGGAGCGCGTATCGAGCGCGTCCATCGCGTCGGTAAGACAGTCGTCGCCGACCTCGCGCGCACCTCAGGCCCCGCGCAGTTCATCATCCACCTCGGCATGACCGGACGCCTGCTCGTCTCCGCACCTGAGACCCCCATTCCGCCGCACACGCACGCCATCCTTAAGCTGAGCGGCGGACAGGAGCTGCGCTTCGTCGATGCCAGGCGCTTCGGCCGCCTCTCCGTTCAGGACGCAGCCTACACGGGGCCAGGGAGCGAGCCGCTCACCATCCCGCTTGAAGATTTCATCGCGCTCTTTCGCAATCGCAAGACCCCCATCAAGGCCGCGCTGCTCAACCAGAGCCTGCTGCATGGCGTCGGCAACATCTACGCCGACGAGGCGCTCTTCCACGCAGGAATCCGCCCGCGCCGGCACGCCGGCCGCCTCACCCGCGCCGAACTCACCCGCCTCCGCGCCGCGCTTGTCAAAGTTCTGAAGAAGGCCATCAAGCTGGGCGGTTCATCGGTCTCCGATTACGTGGACGCCGACGGCGTCGCCGGATTCTTCCAGCTTCACCACTACGTCTACTCACGCACCGGAGAGCCCTGCCGCACCTGCGGCACGCCCATCGAGCGCATCGTCATCGGAGGGCGAAGCACCCACTTCTGCCCCACCTGCCAGCGATGA
- the plsX gene encoding phosphate acyltransferase PlsX codes for MPIDIVVDAMGSDRAPEPEIRGAILAARQLDVRVHLAGPEDVLRPILRQHLHGQHLPVFIVPASEWITMDDKAAQAVRTKRDSSMRVGLKMVREGLAPSSAPHHGHHGHHHGPSGPGKAAGFFTAGNTGAAMATAKMVLGMLSGIDRPALATIIPTVRGVPSLLLDVGANVDSDPDNLVQFAVMGHMYAKNVLKIPNPRVGLLSIGEEDSKGNALTRDTLPLLRALQGINFIGNVEGRDLFNGHTDVSVCDGFVGNVTLKSIEGAAKLFSSSLRESLKSTVTSQVGALLSRRAFEDFKKRLDYSEYGGAPLLGVRGVCIVGHGSSNEKAIMNGIRVAAEFAHAEVNANIEAALSTSAPTA; via the coding sequence ATGCCAATTGACATCGTCGTAGACGCGATGGGTTCCGATAGGGCCCCCGAACCAGAGATTCGCGGGGCCATTCTGGCTGCGCGTCAGCTTGACGTCCGGGTCCACCTCGCTGGGCCCGAGGACGTTCTGCGCCCAATCCTTCGCCAACATCTTCATGGACAGCATCTCCCCGTCTTCATTGTTCCTGCGTCGGAGTGGATCACGATGGACGACAAGGCCGCTCAGGCGGTTCGGACCAAGCGCGACTCCTCGATGCGGGTTGGGCTGAAGATGGTCCGCGAGGGACTGGCGCCGTCCTCGGCTCCACATCACGGCCACCACGGACATCACCACGGGCCATCAGGGCCGGGCAAGGCTGCGGGTTTCTTCACCGCGGGCAATACCGGTGCGGCGATGGCTACGGCCAAGATGGTGCTGGGCATGTTGTCGGGCATCGACCGGCCGGCGCTGGCGACGATCATTCCGACGGTGCGCGGCGTTCCTTCGCTGCTGCTCGACGTTGGGGCCAATGTGGACTCCGATCCGGACAACCTCGTGCAGTTCGCGGTGATGGGGCACATGTATGCGAAGAACGTGCTGAAGATTCCGAATCCTCGCGTCGGGCTGCTCTCGATCGGCGAGGAGGATTCCAAAGGCAATGCGCTGACTCGCGACACGCTGCCGCTGCTGCGCGCGCTTCAGGGGATCAACTTCATCGGCAATGTTGAGGGGCGCGACCTGTTCAACGGCCACACCGATGTTTCTGTCTGCGACGGCTTTGTGGGCAACGTCACGCTGAAGAGCATCGAAGGCGCGGCGAAGCTGTTCAGCTCGTCGCTGCGTGAGAGTTTGAAGTCGACCGTTACCTCACAGGTAGGCGCGTTGCTCTCCCGCCGCGCCTTCGAGGACTTCAAGAAGCGGCTCGACTACTCGGAGTACGGAGGCGCTCCGCTGCTGGGAGTTCGCGGCGTGTGCATCGTCGGGCATGGATCGTCGAACGAGAAGGCGATCATGAACGGCATTCGCGTGGCCGCTGAGTTTGCCCATGCCGAAGTGAACGCGAACATCGAAGCGGCACTGAGCACTTCGGCGCCGACTGCCTGA